A section of the Neisseria dumasiana genome encodes:
- the modB gene encoding molybdate ABC transporter permease subunit, with protein MSEAVSVTLLLSLKVAGLATLLNIVFGTAAGYALAHSRFIGRNLLDSVLTLPMVMPPTVLGYYLLVLLGRNSALGGWLKDTFNINLIFTWQGAVIAATVVTFPLVFKPARAAFESVNPQLEQAARISGLNAAAVFFRVSLPLAWRGILAGVLLAFARALGEFGATLMIAGSIPGQTQTLSIAVYEAVQAGDDALANSLVVLISAVCIVILLSVSHLARARDGRK; from the coding sequence ATGTCTGAAGCCGTATCCGTTACCTTACTGCTGTCTCTGAAAGTAGCCGGGCTGGCCACTTTGCTGAACATCGTCTTCGGCACCGCCGCAGGCTATGCTTTGGCGCACAGCCGTTTTATCGGGCGCAACCTGCTCGACAGCGTGCTGACCCTGCCGATGGTGATGCCGCCGACCGTGTTGGGCTATTACCTGCTGGTGCTGCTGGGGCGCAACAGCGCGTTGGGCGGCTGGCTGAAAGACACGTTCAACATCAACCTGATTTTCACTTGGCAAGGGGCGGTGATTGCCGCTACCGTGGTTACGTTTCCTTTGGTGTTCAAGCCCGCGCGCGCCGCGTTTGAAAGCGTGAATCCGCAGCTTGAGCAGGCCGCGCGGATTTCGGGTTTGAATGCTGCCGCCGTGTTTTTCCGCGTGAGCCTGCCTTTGGCGTGGCGCGGCATTCTCGCCGGCGTGCTGCTGGCGTTTGCCCGCGCTTTGGGCGAATTCGGTGCCACGTTGATGATTGCGGGCAGCATTCCCGGCCAAACGCAAACGCTGTCGATTGCCGTGTATGAAGCCGTTCAGGCCGGAGACGATGCGCTGGCAAACAGTTTGGTGGTTTTGATTTCGGCGGTGTGCATCGTGATTTTGCTGAGTGTGAGCCATCTTGCCCGCGCACGCGACGGGAGGAAATGA
- the modA gene encoding molybdate ABC transporter substrate-binding protein — protein sequence MKPFSCLTAAVLVAASPFAVAEEITVSAAASLSNAFKDIAAQYEKQYPHSKIKLNTAGSGTLLQQVLQGAPVDVLAFADQETMDKAAGQGVIDEKTRRNFAKNALVIAAPVAGKSSVNSLKDLTHSRFERIAVSNPASVPVGRYAKAALEKAGVWQTLQPKIINTQHVRQSLDYVARGEVDAGFVYNTDAALMKDKVKVLKQVPTDKPVSYPIAVTKQSAAQAEAKRFVQYVLSAQGQTVLNRYGFQKP from the coding sequence ATGAAACCGTTTAGCTGCCTGACGGCCGCCGTGTTGGTTGCCGCTTCGCCTTTTGCAGTGGCCGAAGAAATCACCGTTTCTGCCGCCGCCAGCCTGAGCAATGCGTTTAAAGACATTGCCGCGCAATACGAAAAACAGTATCCGCACAGCAAAATCAAGCTCAACACCGCCGGTTCGGGCACGCTGCTCCAGCAGGTGTTGCAGGGCGCACCGGTGGACGTGTTGGCCTTTGCCGATCAGGAAACGATGGATAAGGCCGCCGGGCAAGGCGTGATTGATGAGAAAACCCGCCGCAATTTTGCCAAAAATGCTTTGGTGATTGCCGCGCCTGTTGCCGGCAAATCAAGCGTGAACAGTCTGAAAGATCTCACCCACAGCCGCTTCGAGCGCATTGCCGTGAGCAATCCCGCCAGCGTGCCGGTAGGGCGGTATGCCAAAGCCGCATTGGAAAAGGCGGGCGTGTGGCAAACGCTGCAACCTAAGATTATCAACACCCAGCATGTCCGCCAGTCGCTCGATTATGTGGCGCGCGGTGAAGTGGATGCCGGTTTTGTGTACAACACCGATGCGGCGTTGATGAAAGACAAAGTGAAAGTGTTGAAACAAGTGCCCACCGACAAACCCGTGTCTTATCCGATTGCCGTTACCAAACAAAGCGCGGCACAGGCCGAAGCCAAACGGTTTGTGCAATATGTGCTGTCGGCTCAGGGCCAAACGGTGTTGAACCGTTACGGTTTTCAGAAACCTTAA
- a CDS encoding DUF2288 domain-containing protein — MPDHLLNDKLNLETARISWHELQTHFARGAAVYVSAELDLIETARMMADDNAEGLGKLMQNGLFGLVSEEQARRFLADNQQMWAVVVAPWVLVQPCVDGEPAGRKN; from the coding sequence ATGCCCGACCATCTGCTCAACGACAAACTCAATCTCGAAACCGCCCGTATTTCGTGGCATGAACTCCAAACCCATTTTGCACGCGGCGCGGCGGTGTATGTGAGTGCCGAACTCGACCTCATCGAAACCGCCCGCATGATGGCCGACGATAATGCCGAAGGATTAGGCAAATTGATGCAAAACGGCCTGTTCGGTTTGGTTAGCGAAGAACAGGCGCGCCGTTTTCTTGCCGACAATCAGCAAATGTGGGCAGTGGTGGTGGCGCCGTGGGTGTTGGTGCAGCCTTGTGTCGACGGCGAACCGGCCGGCCGAAAGAACTAA